In Arachis hypogaea cultivar Tifrunner chromosome 2, arahy.Tifrunner.gnm2.J5K5, whole genome shotgun sequence, a genomic segment contains:
- the LOC140178228 gene encoding uncharacterized protein has translation MSLLYVGGKRRNTFCRRTLLRKKSSFLRNTHISLLESVHPEGWNPMWSFSSMLGDSFIHVVLPHQIRARHSVFLHFILYGQQPNHRQYKHHHHWEAAFSKIFPFFQLQGNIQENVPKYVKK, from the exons ATGTCTTTGTTATATGTTGGAGGGAAGCGAAGGAACACCTTTTGCAG GCGGACATTACTACGGAAAAAATCAAGTTTCCTCCGGAATACCCATATAAGCCTCTTGGAATCAG TTCATCCTGAAGGTTGGAATCCTATGTGGTCTTTTTCAAG CATGCTTGGGGATTCTTTCATTCATG TTGTCTTGCCTCACCAAATCAGAGCTAGGCATAGTGTGTTCTTGCACTTCATTCTTTATGGACAACAGCCCAACCATCGGCAGTATAAACACCACCACCACTGGGAAGCAGCGTTTAGCAAGATCTTCCCTTTCTTTCAATTGCAA GGCAATATTCAGGAAAATGTTCCTAAGTATGTGAAGAAGTAA